A window of the Zeugodacus cucurbitae isolate PBARC_wt_2022May chromosome 4, idZeuCucr1.2, whole genome shotgun sequence genome harbors these coding sequences:
- the LOC128921471 gene encoding uncharacterized protein LOC128921471 isoform X2, whose protein sequence is MSTTEETKEKPRESGSPSIKPAGTDCSEKRAISTKTVAKPGLNAKVDTKVDTRAGTSAKPSSSKTTTTKAAGARPTNRRQKAKEDAKCVVAGVSTREWPTFKVEDPSKAKYAERKRAAYILRRAHRYPPTKEELTKELQETLECAKAVLPNFSMEPPVVATKRQKSAEEAKPSAKRPKTRGELPNRSFAEVARNRIIIGVLDEGDPEGKIPRTQWKWVQAALANVALEVLLSNPGPPPSCTDAGWYQGQIKLVACDDERSVQLYKAAIAKVGEVYPGAKLIAVDKKDISSRPRARVWIPATPSQPEQIMQLIKACNPNLPTEGWKFVKAFEEATTESGVETKRATMQILLLLTNDSIEPLKRSGGEINYGFTKVKVKTYKADAGAIDHLTSDNEMGEVEEDPMESSSDIDSLEQAN, encoded by the exons ATGAGCACAACAGAAGAAACTAAAGAAAAACCAAGGGAGTCCGGTTCTCCCTCAATAAAGCCGGCAGGAACAGATTGTTCCGAAAAGAGAGCAATTAGCACGAAGACAGTGGCTAAGCCTGGTCTGAATGCTAAGGTTGACACCAAGGTTGACACCAGGGCTGGAACTTCAGCTAAGCCAAGTtccagcaaaacaacaacaacaaaggcagcCGGAGCCAGGCCTACCAACCGGAGGCAGAAGGCAAAGGAAGATGCCAAGTGTGTAGTTGCTGGTGTGTCAACCAGAGAATGGCCTACCTTTAAGGTGGAAGATCCATCAAAAGCGAAGTATGCGGAAAGGAAACGCGCTGCATACATCTTACGAAGAGCGCACCGGTACCCACCAACAAAGGAGGAGCTCACAAAAGAGCTCCAGGAAACCTTGGAGTGTGCTAAAGCGGTGTTACCCAACTTTAGCATGGAACCGCCAGTTGTCGCTACTAAAAGGCAAAAGTCAGCTGAAGAGGCTAAGCCGTCAGCTAAGCGGCCTAAAACAAGGGGTGAGTTGCCCAATAGATCCTTTGCGGAAGTGGCCCGGAACCGCATCATCATTGGTGTTCTGGATGAGGGAGACCCCGAAGGAAAAATCCCCAGAACCCAATGGAAATGGGTACAGGCTGCGCTGGCTAACGTGGCTCTGGAAGTGCTATTAAGCAATCCAGGCCCGCCGCCGTCATGCACAGATGCTGGATGGTACCAGGGTCAGATCAAGCTAGTAGCTTGTGATGACGAAAGGTCGGTCCAGCTATATAAGGCCGCTATAGCGAAGGTGGGAGAGGTGTATCCCGGAGCCAAGCTAATAGCCGTCGACAAAAAAGACATTTCGTCCAGGCCGAGGGCAAGAGTTTGGATACCGGCTACACCATCCCAGCCGGAACAGATCATGCAGCTGATCAAAGCTTGCAACCCAAACCTACCAACGGAGGGTTGGAAATTTGTGAAAGCTTTCGAAGAAGCAACAACTGAATCAGGCGTGGAGACCAAAAGGGCCACGATGCAGATTCTGTTGTTGCTAACTAACGACTCAATAGAACCGCTGAAGAGAAGTGGCGGTGAAATTAATTATGGCTTCACTAAAGTCAAAGTGAAGACCTACAAAGCAGATGCCGGCGCTATCGACCATCTTACCTCGGATAACGAGATGGGTGAGGTAGAGGAAGATCCAATGGAGTCCTCGAGCGATATCGATAGCCTCGAACAAG CAAACTAG
- the LOC105221069 gene encoding putative serine protease K12H4.7, with protein MGTANGAISRHTAYLLRLSFVLILFIFASFDKTSALGRFRNGRYDDGFLGEPSKFESLRRKPEPEDKWFVQKLDHFGEMNKELTWKQRYFVNDEFYRNDSTAPIFLMIGGEGEASKRWMSEGAWIKYAEHFGALCFQLEHRFYGKSHPTSDLSTKNLVYLTSEQALSDLANFIRSMKKQYNMGENQKWIVFGGSYPGSLAAWAREKFPDIIHGAISSSGPLLAKVDFKEYFEVVKASLATYSNDCLEAVGRAFAQVEILTRHMIGQRNLDEKFKTCTPIKYSINNPLDMSNFFESLAGNFAGIVQYNKDNRPSAKYTIDDLCNVMVNTTVGPPVTRLGVVNDMLLSESKEKCLDYKYDKMIAELKEISWDAKACNGSRQWTYQTCNEFGFYQTSNNKSDTFGDRFAVDFFIKQCMDIYSESMDSKYLEQVVSQTNNYYGALKPNTTNVLYVHGSIDPWHALGLTASKNPKLPTIYIQGTAHCANMYEPAKTDPPQLVEARNKIIKYLALLLENFKVERA; from the exons ATGGGCACCGCAAATGGAGCCATTTCTAGGCATACGGCTTATCTATTGCGCTTGAGCTTTGtgttgatattatttattttcgcaaGTTTTGATAAGACCAGTGCATTGGGTCGATTCCGTAATGGACGTTACGATGATGGATTTCTAGGCGAGCCGAGCAAATTCGAGTCGTTGCGACGCAAGCCAGAACCGGAAGATAAATGGTTCGTGCAGAAGTTGGATCATTTTGGAGAAATGAACAAGGAGCTCACTTGGAAGCAG CGTTACTTTGTGAACGATGAGTTCTATCGCAATGATAGCACGGCACCAATTTTCCTAATGATCGGCGGTGAAGGTGAGGCATCGAAGCGTTGGATGTCCGAAGGTGCTTGGATTAAATATGCCGAACATTTCGGTGCGCTTTGCTTCCAATTGGAGCATAGATTTTATGGTAAAAGCCATCCCACAAG TGACCTCTCCACAAAGAATCTGGTGTATTTAACTTCGGAACAGGCGCTCTCGGATTTGGCTAATTTTATACGCAGCATGAAGAAACAGTATAACATGGGTGAGAATCAAAAATGGATAGTCTTTGGTGGTTCCTACCCGGGTTCGTTGGCAGCTTGGGCACGTGAGAAGTTCCCTGATATTATACACGGCGCTATCAGTTCGAGTGGACCGTTATTGGCTAAAGTTGATTTTAAAG AATATTTCGAGGTGGTGAAAGCTTCATTGGCCACATACTCAAATGATTGTTTGGAAGCTGTTGGTCGTGCTTTTGCACAAGTTGAAATATTAACTCGTCACATGATCGGACAACGCAATTTGGATGAAAAATTCAA AACCTGCACACCAATCAAATACTCCATAAACAATCCATTGGATATGTCCAACTTCTTCGAGTCTTTGGCTGGCAACTTCGCTGGTATTGTGCAATATAACAAGGATAACAGGCCTAGTGCTAAATATACAATCGATGAT CTTTGCAACGTTATGGTCAATACCACCGTTGGTCCACCCGTTACGCGTCTTGGTGTGGTTAATGACATGCTTTTGAGTGAGTCCAAGGAGAAATGTTTGGATTACAAATATGATAAAATGATTGCTGAATTAAAAGAGATTTCTTGGGACGCTAAAGCCTGTAATGGCAGTCGGCAGTGGACCTATCAGACTTGCAATGAATTTGGTTTCTATCAAACTTCGAATAATAAGAGCGACACTTTCGGTGATCGTTTTGCAGTGGACTTTTTCATTAAGCAGTGCATGGATATTTACTCAGAGAG TATGGACTCCAAGTACTTGGAGCAAGTAGTTTCACAAACAAATAATTACTATGGCGCACTCAAACCCAACACCACAAATGTGCTCTACGTACACGGTTCCATTGATCCATGGCATGCGCTCGGTTTGACTGCATCGAAGAATCCCAAATTGCCCACGATTTACATTCAAG GTACTGCTCACTGCGCCAATATGTATGAGCCTGCTAAAACCGATCCACCACAACTTGTCGAGGCACGTAATAAGATTATTAAATATCTTGCACTGCTGTTGGAGAACTTCAAAGTGGAACGTGCTTGA
- the LOC105221071 gene encoding cilia- and flagella-associated protein 52 yields the protein MSDLLVEVKKLEPRAIFGANGKVESGVQLHPDKVSMIYSLGNKIGIANTLNNKQEFLSGHTHAVSCLTISKSGQYLASGQRNHMGFPAYVIMWDFASRKQLARHDLHKVLVQSISFTADEKCLVSVGGKDDGTVIVLDTEARTPICQAPAARSISGNALTICSLHNSPSHFIVAGDRHLRMWSIQREQKKLHVHDMHVGKLQRIYTGMQVDETDQYLYLGTMTGDIVKVALKCCDPVNVTKIGMTASMLGAFGKHNPRKPYGKDCERYVNGVRHLCIVKKGLILVGAGDGTLELVEERKDVSLECMKNYPSPTWPIFRTLKRATVHAAVTSLVRTKPTSDEFIVSTELNEIWFLNITKFSCKLLKTCHRKPVNQIVFPKNLSTVFASAGYQSIRIWSIGRLQEILRIMVYNFKCVSLQFTNDGSSIVSAWNDGVIRAFTPITGRLIYAIPNAHNKGCSALRVSSTGRLIVTGGVEGQVRVWKIEPYRQSLIGVLKDHSGPISSLDFNHLDTEVISACVDGSCVIWDVNRMTRKFVVTSNTQFMCARYFPTGVQLLACGSDGRISYWMVYNGSLIRELHGTKKNSINFLDINATGDYFLTVSSDQTVKMWDYNRGITVCAGYEHSSPVLSCAFSPDGRLFITGSVDGAIIIWDVPQEFWGKPNPPPQTAMPETAAKAEAPAQPSARTSKPENIDNLLKSSAKDNVCCVECPPINMKKQPDINCDYIPDIKKC from the exons atgtCTGATTTGCTGgttgaagtgaaaaaattgGAGCCACGCGCCATATTCGGTGCTAATGGTAAGGTCGAAAGTGGCGTCCAGTTACATCCCGATAAGGTGAGCATGATATACTCACTGGGCAACAAAATCGGCATCGCCAATACGTTAAATAATAAGCAAGAGTTCTTAAGCGGACATACACATGCTGTCTCATGTCTAACCATCAGCAAAAG TGGTCAGTACTTAGCTTCGGGACAACGAAATCACATGGGCTTCCCGGCTTACGTAATTATGTGGGATTTTGCATCGCGCAAGCAATTGGCTCGCCATGATCTTCACAAGGTTTTGGTACAATCGATCTCCTTTACGGCAGATGAAAAATGTTTGGTATCTGTTGGGGGAAAAGACGATGGCACTGTAATTGTGTTGGATACCGAAGCGCG TACACCAATATGTCAAGCACCGGCAGCTCGTTCAATATCCGGCAATGCACTCACCATTTGTTCTTTGCATAACAGTCCGTCACATTTCATCGTCGCTGGGGATC GACACCTACGCATGTGGAGCATACAGCGCGAACAGAAGAAGCTTCATGTCCATGATATGCATGTGGGAAAACTTCAACGCATCTATACAGGCATGCAGGTGGATGAAACGGATCAATACCTTTATTTAGGCACCATGACGGGTGATATTGTGAAGGTCGCACTCAAGTGTTGTGATCCGGTCAACGTAACGAAAATCGGCATGACCGCGTCGATGTTGGGCGCTTTTGGTAAGCATAATCCACGCAAGCCGTACGGCAAGGATTGTGAACGTTATGTCAACGGCGTACGTCACTTGTGCATTGTGAAGAAGGGACTGATTTTGGTGGGTGCCGGCGATGGTACTTTGGAGTTGGTGGAAGAGCGTAAGGACGTTTCGCTAGAATGTATGAAGAATTATCCGTCTCCAACTTGGCCAATATTTCGCACg CTCAAGCGCGCAACTGTACATGCCGCCGTGACATCTTTGGTGCGAACCAAGCCAACCAGTGATGAGTTCATAGTGTCTACAGAACTAAATGAAATATGGTTTCTGAATATTACCAAATTCTCGTGCAAGCTGTTGAAAACTTGCCATCGCAAGCCAGTTAATCAAATTGTGTTTCCTAA AAATTTATCGACGGTCTTTGCCTCGGCTGGCTATCAGAGTATACGAATTTGGTCGATCGGCCGTTTACAGGAGATATTACGTATTATGGTCTATAACTTTAAGTGTGTGTCCCTGCAGTTCACCAATGATGGCAGTAGCATTGTGTCGGCTTGGAATGATGGTGTCATTCGTGCATTTACGCCTATTACAGGACGCTTGATCTACGCCATACCAAATGCTCATAATAAAG GGTGTAGCGCATTGCGGGTCTCATCGACTGGCCGCTTAATCGTCACCGGTGGTGTTGAGGGTCAAGTGCGTGTTTGGAAAATTGAACCATATCGGCAGAGTTTAATCGGCGTCTTAAAGGATCATTCTGGACCGATATCGTCGCTAGACTTTAATCATTTGGATACTGAAGTTATATCCGCTTGCGTGGATGGCTCCTGCGTTATTTGGGACGTAAA TCGCATGACCCGTAAGTTCGTCGTCACCTCTAATACACAGTTTATGTGTGCTCGCTACTTTCCGACCGGTGTTCAATTGCTTGCCTGCGGTTCCGATGGCCGCATTAGCTATTGGATGGTTTACAATGGCAGTCTTATACGTGAACTTCACGGCACGAAGAAGAATTCGATTAACTTTTTGGATATAAATGCAACTGGCGATTACTTTCTAACGGTGTCAAGTGATCAGACTGTTAAG ATGTGGGATTATAATCGTGGCATAACAGTTTGCGCGGGCTACGAACACTCATCGCCCGTCCTAAGTTGTGCTTTTAGTCCGGATGGTAGATTATTTATTACCGGCAGTGTCGATGGGGCAATTATTATATGGGATGTACCGCAA GAATTCTGGGGTAAGCCAAATCCTCCTCCACAAACTGCGATGCCGGAAACCGCTGCCAAAGCCGAAGCACCCGCTCAACCTTCTGCGAGAACCTCAAAGCCAGAAAATATCGATAATCTCTTGAAGAGCTCGGCAAAGGACAATGTTTGTTGTGTTGAGTGTCCACCGATTAATATGAAGAAACAACCGGATATCAATTGCGATTATATACcggatataaaaaaatgttaa
- the LOC105221073 gene encoding SURF1-like protein encodes MLRVVKTTINFGSTPIKLIANVGEKPPTFRLFSTGRQRWQYARGNGTSTVRYEGNKKITPLGWFLLLAPVSTFGLGCWQVKRKAWKEQLIKDLEQQTQMAPVPLPENLTELSGMEYRLVTVRGKFLHEKEMLMGPRSFIRPDGGETAGGLFSQRDTGNGYLVITPFKLADRDETILINRGWVARKQVKPETRSAGQIETELELTGVVRMGENRPQFSPDHKGGIFLYRDLPKMCALTGASPIMLDATYESSVPSGPIGGQTRVTLRNEHLSYLLTWFSLSAITSFLWYRQIVKRIPF; translated from the exons atgttaagaGTGGTTAAAACGACAATAAATTTTGGATCTACACCAATTAAACTAATAGCAAATGTTGGGGAGAAGCCACCTACATTCAGATTGTTTTCAACGGGACGTCAGAGATGGCAATATGCCCGAGGAAACGGAACATCTACCGTGCGATATGAgggtaacaaaaaaataacgccTCTAGGCTGGTTTTTGTTA CTAGCGCCAGTTTCCACATTTGGTCTAGGATGTTGGCAAGTGAAACGTAAAGCATGGAAAGAACAATTAATCAAGGATTTGGAACAACAAACGCAAATGGCACCAGTACCATTACCGGAAAa cCTGACTGAATTGTCTGGCATGGAGTATCGTTTGGTTACTGTACGTGGGAAATTCTTGCATGAAAAGGAAATGCTAATGGGACCCCGCTCATTTATACGTCCCGACGGCGGTGAAACCGCTGGCGGCTTATTCTCACAGCGTGATACGGGCAACGGCTACCTTGTGATAACACCTTTTAAATTAGCTGACAGAGA TGAAACAATATTGATCAATCGCGGTTGGGTGGCGCGAAAGCAAGTCAAACCCGAAACACGCAGTGCGGGACAGATTGAAACTGAGTTAGAATTAACTGGGGTGGTACGCATGGGTGAAAACCGACCACAATTTTCGCCAGATCACAAAGGCGGCATTTTTCTGTACAG AGATTTACCAAAAATGTGCGCATTAACTGGCGCATCGCCGATTATGTTAGACGCCACCTACGAGTCATCCGTACCCAGTGGTCCCATAGGCGGACAGACACGTGTCACCCTACGTAATGAGCATTTGTCGTACCTGTTAACGTGGTTTAGCTTATCAGCAATTACTTCCTTCCTTTGGTACCGGCAAATTGTAAAGAGGATACCTTTTTaa
- the LOC128921471 gene encoding uncharacterized protein LOC128921471 isoform X1 yields the protein MSTTEETKEKPRESGSPSIKPAGTDCSEKRAISTKTVAKPGLNAKVDTKVDTRAGTSAKPSSSKTTTTKAAGARPTNRRQKAKEDAKCVVAGVSTREWPTFKVEDPSKAKYAERKRAAYILRRAHRYPPTKEELTKELQETLECAKAVLPNFSMEPPVVATKRQKSAEEAKPSAKRPKTRGELPNRSFAEVARNRIIIGVLDEGDPEGKIPRTQWKWVQAALANVALEVLLSNPGPPPSCTDAGWYQGQIKLVACDDERSVQLYKAAIAKVGEVYPGAKLIAVDKKDISSRPRARVWIPATPSQPEQIMQLIKACNPNLPTEGWKFVKAFEEATTESGVETKRATMQILLLLTNDSIEPLKRSGGEINYGFTKVKVKTYKADAGAIDHLTSDNEMGEVEEDPMESSSDIDSLEQGECSSESELAGRLSNLYTEKELLSDSLDDVDVTITNASLTNKSSP from the coding sequence ATGAGCACAACAGAAGAAACTAAAGAAAAACCAAGGGAGTCCGGTTCTCCCTCAATAAAGCCGGCAGGAACAGATTGTTCCGAAAAGAGAGCAATTAGCACGAAGACAGTGGCTAAGCCTGGTCTGAATGCTAAGGTTGACACCAAGGTTGACACCAGGGCTGGAACTTCAGCTAAGCCAAGTtccagcaaaacaacaacaacaaaggcagcCGGAGCCAGGCCTACCAACCGGAGGCAGAAGGCAAAGGAAGATGCCAAGTGTGTAGTTGCTGGTGTGTCAACCAGAGAATGGCCTACCTTTAAGGTGGAAGATCCATCAAAAGCGAAGTATGCGGAAAGGAAACGCGCTGCATACATCTTACGAAGAGCGCACCGGTACCCACCAACAAAGGAGGAGCTCACAAAAGAGCTCCAGGAAACCTTGGAGTGTGCTAAAGCGGTGTTACCCAACTTTAGCATGGAACCGCCAGTTGTCGCTACTAAAAGGCAAAAGTCAGCTGAAGAGGCTAAGCCGTCAGCTAAGCGGCCTAAAACAAGGGGTGAGTTGCCCAATAGATCCTTTGCGGAAGTGGCCCGGAACCGCATCATCATTGGTGTTCTGGATGAGGGAGACCCCGAAGGAAAAATCCCCAGAACCCAATGGAAATGGGTACAGGCTGCGCTGGCTAACGTGGCTCTGGAAGTGCTATTAAGCAATCCAGGCCCGCCGCCGTCATGCACAGATGCTGGATGGTACCAGGGTCAGATCAAGCTAGTAGCTTGTGATGACGAAAGGTCGGTCCAGCTATATAAGGCCGCTATAGCGAAGGTGGGAGAGGTGTATCCCGGAGCCAAGCTAATAGCCGTCGACAAAAAAGACATTTCGTCCAGGCCGAGGGCAAGAGTTTGGATACCGGCTACACCATCCCAGCCGGAACAGATCATGCAGCTGATCAAAGCTTGCAACCCAAACCTACCAACGGAGGGTTGGAAATTTGTGAAAGCTTTCGAAGAAGCAACAACTGAATCAGGCGTGGAGACCAAAAGGGCCACGATGCAGATTCTGTTGTTGCTAACTAACGACTCAATAGAACCGCTGAAGAGAAGTGGCGGTGAAATTAATTATGGCTTCACTAAAGTCAAAGTGAAGACCTACAAAGCAGATGCCGGCGCTATCGACCATCTTACCTCGGATAACGAGATGGGTGAGGTAGAGGAAGATCCAATGGAGTCCTCGAGCGATATCGATAGCCTCGAACAAGGTGAGTGCTCCTCAGAGTCTGAACTAGCGGGCAGGCTCTCAAATTTATATACCgagaaagagcttttaagcgATTCTCTAGATGATGTAGATGTAACCATAACTAATGCATCTCTTACAAATAAATCTTCACCATAG
- the LOC105221072 gene encoding uncharacterized protein LOC105221072, with amino-acid sequence MYQISKLSVLRGLTGTIRYSASKCGSKGSSKDGKGDSKKGAPGKCGPKDGKGDSKKAALPSKCGPKDGKGDSNKCAPTSKSGSAGSAKDGKSEAKCAPLKKLDLCEAKKGGKDAKANRCGAVPPPPPEPKKPETLGGVGRESSCKPKKKPPTKGTSTAGTFRKICLFGVIPAIVLLNILIFATRTHPEREEFKKWPHMYKRDKPFPWGDGIKSFFHNPHTNALPEIGYEDE; translated from the exons atgtatcaaatatcaaaattatcagtaTTACGTGGTTTAACTGGAACAATACGTTATTCTGCTAGCAAATGTGGATCCAAAGGCTCCTCCAAAGACGGAAAAGGTGATTCGAAAAAAGGTGCGCCTGGCAAATGTGGACCTAAAGATGGTAAAGGTGATTCAAAAAAAGCTGCGCTGCCTAGCAAATGTGGACCTAAAGATGGAAAAGGCGATTCAAACAAATGTGCACCGACTAGCAAAAGTGGATCCGCAGGCTCCGCAAAAGATGGAAAAAGTGAGGCAAAGTGTGCGCCTTTGAAAAAATTGGATCTATGCGAAGCTAAAAAAGGAGGAAAAGATGCAAAAGCAAATAGATGTGGCGCtgtaccaccaccaccacctgaACCCAAAAAACCTGAAACCTTGGGTGGCGTTGGTAGGGAGTCCAGTTGCAAGCCGAAGAAAAAGCCACCAACGAAAG GCACCAGCACCGCAGGAACTTtccgaaaaatttgtttattcggCGTCATACCGGCTATTGTATtgctaaatatattaatattcgcTACGAGAACCCATCCGGAGCGTGAAGAGTTCAAAAAGTGGCCACATATGTATAAGCGAGACAAGCCCTTCCCTTGGGGAGATGGAATCAAATCGTTCTTTCACAACCCACATACCAATGCATTACCTGAGATCGGTTATGAAGACGAATAA
- the LOC105221075 gene encoding UDP-glucose 6-dehydrogenase produces the protein MDTLTVMKVCCIGAGYVGGPTCAVMALKCPDIQVTVVDRSSERIAQWNSEKLPIYEPGLDDVVKKCRNVNLFFSTDIETAIKEADLIFISVNTPTKNFGNGKGRAADLKYVESAARMIAEIAQSNKIVVEKSTVPVRAAESIMHILHANQRPGIRYDILSNPEFLAEGTAIEDLVHADRVLIGGEETPEGHKAVEKLSWIYEHWIPKKNILTTNTWSSELSKLAANAFLAQRISSINSLSAVCEATGADVSEVARAVGLDSRIGAKFLQASVGFGGSCFQKDILNLVYICEGLNLPEVAAYWQQVIDMNEYQKSRFSQKIIESLFNTVSDKRISIFGFAFKKNTGDTRETPAITVCKTLLEEGAKLDIYDPKVEPEQIIDDLTHPCVTESPENVKKAVQIHSDPYSAVRGTHAIVLCTEWDEFVTLDYKRIYQSMMKPSYIFDGRKILDHENLQQIGFHVQTIGKRYQRNGLMPSWGTVPQL, from the exons ATGGATACATTAACCGTGATGAAAGTGTGTTGTATCGGTGCTGGATACGTTGGTGGCCCAACTTGTGCGGTAATGGCGCTCAAGTGTCCCGATATACAGGTCACAGTAGTGGATAGAAGTTCCGAACGAATAGCGCAATGGAATTCAGAAAAATTGCCAATTTATGAA CCTGGCTTAGATGATGTCGTCAAGAAGTGTCGCAATGTTAACCTATTCTTCTCCACTGACATCGAAACTGCCATCAAAGAAGCCGATCTCATATTCATCTCTGTAAATACGCCAACAAAAAACTTCGGCAATGGCAAAG GTCGCGCTGCCGATTTGAAGTATGTTGAGAGTGCTGCGCGCATGATCGCCGAAATCGCGCAATCGAATAAGATCGTCGTGGAGAAGAGTACGGTGCCGGTGCGTGCTGCCGAGAGTATAATGCATATATTGCATGCCAATCAAAGGCCTGGCATACGTTATGATATACTCTCGAATCCCGAATTTCTTGCCGAAGGCACAGCCATTGAAGATCTAGTACATGCCGATCGTGTGCTTATTGGCGGCGAGGAAACGCCGGAGGGACACAAAGCGGTGGAAAAGTTATCGTGGATCTATGAACATTGGATACCGAAGAAGAACATACTCACAACGAACACTTGGAGTTCCGAATTGTCGAAATTGGCGGCAAATGCATTCCTAGCACAACGCATATCGAGCATTAATTCATTGTCGGCTGTGTGCGAAGCAACCGGTGCCGATGTGTCGGAAGTGGCACGTGCGGTCGGTTTGGACTCGCGTATTGGCGCGAAGTTCTTGCAAGCATCGGTGGGCTTTGGTGGTAGTTGCTTTCAGAAGGACATCTtgaatttggtatatatatgtgAAGGGCTCAATTTGCCGGAGGTGGCGGCGTATTGGCAACAAGTGATTGACATGAACGAATATCAGAAGTCGCGGTTTTCACAAAAG ATTATCGAGAGCCTCTTCAATACCGTCTCCGATAAACGCATTTCAATCTTCGGTTTCGCTTTCAAGAAGAACACCGGCGACACACGTGAAACACCGGCCATAACCGTGTGCAAAACATTACTGGAAGAGGGCGCCAAACTGGACATCTACGATCCCAAAGTAGAGCCCGAGCAAATAATCGACGATCTAACACACCCGTGTGTAACGGAATCGCCGGAAAATGTTAAAAAGGCCGTGCAAATACATAGTGATCCCTATAGCGCGGTGCGTGGCACACATGCGATTGTGCTCTGCACCGAGTGGGATGAATTTGTG ACATTAGATTATAAACGAATTTACCAATCAATGATGAAGCCATCTTATATATTTGACGGACGTAAAATTCTGGATCATGAGAACTTGCAGCAGATCGGTTTCCACGTGCAAACAATTGGCAAACGTTATCAGCGTAACGGTTTAATGCCCTCCTGGGGAACTGTGCCGCAATTGTAG